The DNA region CGGCCAGTTTGCATTCGGCGCAGACCGGCACGTTGGGTATTTCCGGCTTCTTGCCCAGCAGCAACGCCTTGGTAACCTTGAGGAATTCGGCCTTGCTTATGGGACAGCCGTGGATGTAATAATCGACCGGGATGACCTTATCCACCGGCTGGGTGGGAATGGTGCCGTACAGGCCGGCATCCTTGCCGTAGACCATCTTCTTTACCTGGTCCATAGTATAGCGGTTCTTAAGGCAGTTGACGCCGCCGATGCAGGCGCAAGCGCCCAGGGCCACGATGACCTTGGCGTTCTGGCGTATTTTCTTGATAGTCTCCACTTCGGCGTCGGTGGTGATACTGCCTTCGATGAAGGCGATGTCGTAATTATCCGAGCGCTCGGACATGGCTTCGCGGAAGTTGACGATGTCGACCACGCCAATGAGTTCGGGCAGTTCGGTCTCGCAGTTAAGCACCTGGAGCTGGCATCCCTCGCAGCAGGTAAAATCAAAAAAGGCGATTCTGGGCTTTTGGCTCATAGGGCTTCCCTCACATTCTTTATTTCGCTGTACCTGAATACCGGGCCGTCCATACAGCAATAGAGGTGGTTTATCTGGCAGTGGCCGCACTTGCCGACGCCGCACTTCATCTTGCGCTCGAGCGAGACGATGATGTCTTCGTCGGCAATGCCCATCTTCTTGGATTCCTGGATGGCGTATTTATACATGACCGGCGGGCCGACCACGATGACGCTGGTGGTTTTGGGGTTGACCTTGACCTTGGGGAAAAGAGTGGTAATGACGCCGACGTTGCAGGTCCAGCCGGCCGCGCCGACATCGACCGTTTCCATGCACTCGACATCGGTCCGCTTGGTCCAGCGGGCTATCTCGTCGGGCATAATCCGGTCGGCGACGCACTTGGCGCCGCAGAAAATGATGATCCGGCCGAAATCGGGTCTTTTGTCAATGGTATAATTGATGAGCGACCGGAGCGGGAACAGGCCGATGCCGGCGGCCACGAATATGATATCGCGGCCTTTGAGTTCGTTGACCGGGAATCCCCGGCCGAACGGGCCGCGGATGCCGACGCTGGCGCCGGCTTCGAGGTTGTGTATGGCCTTGGTAACGTTGCCGACGGCCCGGATGCCCAGCTCGAAGGCGCCTTTAGCTGTGGGCGATGACGATATCGATATGGGCGCCTCGCCGATGCCCGGAATCGTCACCTCGACGAACTGGCCGGGCTGGTGCCCCAGCTCCCGGTTGTCGGGCAGGCGGACCTCGAATATCTTTTCCTTATCGGTTAGCTTGGTTACCTTGGTGATGGTGGCAATCAGAGGTTTATAAAGTTCGGTATTTGATAAAGCTTGAGTAGTCATTTTGTTCCTCCCGTCAATCTGTTATACGCGTCAACCGGGCTGGCGATTTCGGCCAGGCAGGCGTTGATGCACCGGCCGCAGCCGACACAGCCCTGGACTTTGAAACGTTCGAGCATATATTTGCCCTTGCGGAACATCCGGTGGCGGGTGCGGGAGTCTTTGTGCTCGCGGAAATTCTCGCCGGTGCCGACCTTGGCGAATTCCTGGACCATACAACTGTCCCATTGGCGGGCCCGTGAACCGGATTTGAGGTCGATGGCCGTATCGTCCAGAAC from Candidatus Brocadiia bacterium includes:
- a CDS encoding NADH:ubiquinone oxidoreductase, whose translation is MSQKPRIAFFDFTCCEGCQLQVLNCETELPELIGVVDIVNFREAMSERSDNYDIAFIEGSITTDAEVETIKKIRQNAKVIVALGACACIGGVNCLKNRYTMDQVKKMVYGKDAGLYGTIPTQPVDKVIPVDYYIHGCPISKAEFLKVTKALLLGKKPEIPNVPVCAECKLAENVCVFEKKQFCLGPVTLGGCGAICPSNNDGCEGCRGFMKEPNLNSEKDILKKYGLSVDDMTARLNMYNGCMGEGVK
- a CDS encoding FAD/NAD(P)-binding protein; this encodes MTTQALSNTELYKPLIATITKVTKLTDKEKIFEVRLPDNRELGHQPGQFVEVTIPGIGEAPISISSSPTAKGAFELGIRAVGNVTKAIHNLEAGASVGIRGPFGRGFPVNELKGRDIIFVAAGIGLFPLRSLINYTIDKRPDFGRIIIFCGAKCVADRIMPDEIARWTKRTDVECMETVDVGAAGWTCNVGVITTLFPKVKVNPKTTSVIVVGPPVMYKYAIQESKKMGIADEDIIVSLERKMKCGVGKCGHCQINHLYCCMDGPVFRYSEIKNVREAL